One segment of Purpureocillium takamizusanense chromosome 7, complete sequence DNA contains the following:
- the YKT6 gene encoding palmitoyltransferase (COG:U~EggNog:ENOG503NYFR~BUSCO:EOG09264CP4), which yields MKLHYIGIIRNEGKPAHEIVAEKELSAYSRFTRNNYGEFMTLFAKTVAERTKPGQRQDVEEQDYTFHAYGRTEGVCGIIISDHQYPALVAHQLLSKCVDEFLSKHPRSSWATGQPQLPMPELRDYLTKYQDPQQADSIMKIQKELDETKIVLHKTIESVLQRGEKIDDLVAKSDGLSSQSKMFYQQAKKQNSCCVLM from the exons ATGAAGCTGCACTACATCGGC ATCATCCGCAACGAAGGCAAGCCCGCGCACGAAATCGTCGCCGAGAAGGAACTGAGCGCCTACTCGCGCTTCACACGCAACAA CTATGGCGAATTCATGACCCTTTTCGCGAAGACGGTCGCCGAGCGCACAAAACCCGGCCAGCGACAGGACGTTGAGGAACAAG ATTACACATTCCATGCCTACGGCCGGACCGAGGGCGTctgcggcatcatcatctcgGACCACCAGTACCCCGCCCTGGTCGCCCATCAGCTCCTCAGCAAGTGCGTCGACGAGTTCCTCTCCAAGCACCCACGCTCGTCGTGGGCCACCGGCCAGCCCCAGCTGCCCATGCCTGAGCTGCGCGACTACCTCACCAAGTACCAGGACCCGCAGCAGGCCGACAGCATCATGAAGATCCAGAAGGAGCTTGACGAGACCAAGATCGTCCTGCACAAGACCATCGAGAGCGTactgcagcgcggcgagaaGATTGACGACCTCGTGGCCAAGAGCGACGGCCTGAGCTCCCAGAGCAAGATGTTTTACC AGCAAGCCAAGAAGCAGAACTCGTGCTGTGTGTTGATGTAG
- a CDS encoding uncharacterized protein (COG:U~EggNog:ENOG503NUCE), which yields MSSLEAKIVVLGAQGVGKTSLVMRYCKGAFNPAKVTSTVGASFMTKRVIDSDSDTVVRLQIWDTAGQERFRSISRLYYRGANACILCYSITDAQSFEDMGVWLTELRRNLPSDVVLHVVGTKADIVARDPSARQVPFERCIAYVAENLAPGLGSTPPPTATPLGASSLALTGAVAGEPRSPSSKRSSGFWAQEVGWDACHEISAESGEGVEEVFRVVARKLVEQDRKMQQALLTAMAGPGTPGFEAGMDGGYFEGANARGSFRVGRDRRSWLFSPAFSPAVTIDQSGAVQQEQTRADYANKERRKCC from the exons ATGTCTTccctcgaggccaagatCGTCGTTCTCGGCGCCCAAGGCGTCGGCAAGACCTCGCTCGTCATGCGATATTGCAAGGGCGCCTTCAACCCCGCCAAGGTTACGTCTACCGTTGGCGCCAGTTTCATGACCAAGCGTGTCATCGACTCTGACTCGGATACTGTCGTCCGTCTGCAGATCTGGGATACTG CCGGTCAAGAGCGGTTCCGCTCCATATCACGTTTGTACTAtcgcggcgccaacgcctGCATCCTCTGCTACAGCATCACCGACGCGCAGTCCTTCGAGGACATGGGCGTCTGGCTCAccgagctgcgccgcaaCCTCCCCAGCGACGTCGTCTTGCACGTCGTGGGCACAAAGGCCGACATTGTCGCCCGCGACCCTTCGGCCCGCCAGGTGCCGTTTGAGCGCTGCATCGCCTACGTCGCCGAGAACCTCGCTCCGGGCCTCGGCagcaccccgccgcccaccgccacgCCCCTCGGCGCCTCTTCCTTGGCCCTGAccggtgccgtcgccggggaGCCTCGTAGTCCGAGCTCCAAGCGCAGCTCCGGCTTCTGGGCCCAGGAGGTGGGCTGGGACGCCTGCCACGAGATCAGcgccgagagcggcgagggcgtcgaggaggtcttccgcgtcgtcgcccgcaagctcgtcgagcaggaccGCAAGATGCAGCAGGCCCTCCtcaccgccatggccggcccCGGCACCCCGGGCTTCGAGGCCGGCATGGACGGCGGTTACTTTGAGGGCGCCAACGCTAGGGGCAGCttccgcgtcggccgcgacaGGCGCAGCTGGCTCTTCTCCCCGGCTTTCTCCCCGGCCGTTACCATCGACCAGTCTGGCGCCGTGCAGCAGGAGCAGACGCGGGCCGACTACGCCAATAAGGAGCGGCGCAAATGCTGCTAG
- the mug81 gene encoding RNA helicase (EggNog:ENOG503NYFN~COG:A), with protein MASDNLATAEAQWREQFAAMRAALAELKLPPQPPKEAQDDWDGDDDFEGYSSENRGQDVWDFISDDDQDEYSSDFVEPDGVGDASTFGPDWLAARCSEIAVKNGLASDVFQSQITGLLSSDRPEQELQAELTDLVGFDDLDFIIEVLAHRDEALAGISAQDQASSSVPRILTKAQREEALRQQDVRHKTAALAPSYAKEPQYPHVYKSYHAGNTLSSTGQKYSLPVGTERHQFDKYEEYSVPAGRKGTPGPGEKLVSISALDGLCRNTFKGYKNLNRMQSLVYPVAYKTNENMLICAPTGAGKTDAAMLTILHTIGHHVYPNPMEDTAATEFAVDIDDFKIVYVAPMKALAAEVTEKLGKRLAWLGIKCREYTGDMQLTKAEIVQTQIIVTTPEKWDVVTRKGTGDTELVQKVRLLIIDEVHMLHDERGAVLESLVARTERQVESTQSLIRVIGLSATLPNYVDVADFLKVNRYAGMFYFDASFRPVPLEQHFIGVKGKAGSKQSKENLDNVAFDKVKEMLERDHQVMVFVHSRKDTMVSARMLHQKAIEHMCMDLFDPSGHPRFEQAARDMKSSRSKDIRDLLSKGIGIHHAGMARADRNLMERLFGEGVLKVLCCTATLAWGVNLPAAAVVIKGTQVYSAQEGKFVDLGILDVLQIFGRAGRPQFEDTGIGMICTTQDKLHHYLTAITEQLPIESKFSTKLVDNLNAEIALGTVTSIQDAVQWIGYSYLFVRMQRSPTAYGIEWAEIRDDPTLVQRRRQLAIQAARTLQQCQMIIFNERTEELRSKDIGRIASQYYILHTSIQVFNTMMQPQATEADILRMISMSGEFDNVQSRDTEAKELTNLKNEIIPCAVEGGIDTPQAKTNILLQSYISRQQPEDFALSNDMNYVAQQSGRICRALFMLALNRRWGHQCLVLLTLSKSIEKRIWPFQHPLHQFDLAKPVLNQLDAKEHLTVEAMKDMEAAEIGGLVHNHSAGKNIAKILNHFPTVHVEAEIAPLNRDVLRIKLYVIPDFTWRDHIHGTSESFYIWVENSDTSEIYHHEFFILNHRKLHDDHELNFTIPLSDPLPTQIYVRAVSDRWLGAETVTPVSFQHLIRPDTESVYTELLNLQPLPITALKNPGLEEIYAQRFQFFNPMQTQIFHTLYHTAANVLLGSPTGSGKTVAAELAMWWAFRERPKSKVVYIAPMKALVRERVKDWGARLARPLGLKLVELTGDNTPDTRTIKDADIIITTPEKWDGISRSWQTRGYVRQVSLVIIDEIHLLAGDRGPILEIIVSRMNYIASSTKNAVRLLGMSTACANATDLGNWLGVKEGLFNFKHSVRPVPLELYIDGFPEVRGFCPLMQSMNRPTFLAIKNHSPDKPVIVFVASRRQTRLTAKDLINFCGMEDNPRRFLRMDEEDLQLNLARVKDDALKEAINFGIGLHHAGLVESDRQLAEELFLHNKIQILVATSTLAWGVNLPAHLVVVKGTQFYDAKMEGYKDMDLTDVLQMLGRAGRPQFDNSGVARIFTQDSKKDFYKHFLHTGFPVESSLHTVLDNHLGAEVSAETILTKQDALDYLTWTFFFRRLHKNPSYYGLELSAEEHSSIAAQQLANEYMVEMVEKSLGELAESKCVEVFPNGDVDSTPLGKIMSYYYLSHLTIRHLVRNAKAQASFLDVLSWMCRATEYDELPVRHNEDLVNETLSSNLPFPGHSFGLPMWDPHVKSFLLLQAHMSRIDLPITDYVGDQTSVLDQAIRIIQASIDVLTELGHLSSCLQMMKLMQSIKCARWPNDAPASILPGVEPESAKDDTSLAKMSTLTTPQVHQLAKKLSVPAAQQSRFARAVSILPNVSVSLSEATAESLTVELKRLNPLVDRDARIFAPKFPKPQTEGWFVVVADVERDEVIAVKRVGWSAGSSSGAGRKPGRGGSAPSARATIRLPEPVEGQRRKMDVLVVSDAYIGLEYSIPRVDKMLQTGLEK; from the coding sequence ATGGCATCCGACAATCTGGCCACAGCCGAGGCGCAATGGCGAGAGCAGTTCGCCGCGATGCGGGCAGCCCTCGCAGAGCTCAAGCTCCCGCCTCAACCCCCCAAGGAGGCCCAGGACGActgggacggcgacgatgattTTGAGGGGTACTCTTCGGAGAACAGAGGGCAGGATGTATGGGACTTCatctccgacgacgaccaagacgaGTACAGCAGCGACTTTGTTGAGCCCGACGGCGTTGGTGATGCGTCTACCTTTGGCCCGGACTGGCTCGCCGCAAGGTGCTCCGAGATTGCTGTCAAGAACGGCCTCGCATCCGACGTCTTCCAGTCTCAGATTACCGGTCTGCTCTCGTCCGACCGCCccgagcaggagctgcaggccgagctcACCGACCTGGTCGGCTTCGATGACCTCGACTTCATCATCGAAGTCCTCGCTCACAGggacgaggccctggccGGGATATCGGCTCAGGACCAGGCATCCAGCTCCGTTCCACGCATTTTGACCAAAGCCCAGCGCGAGGAAGCCCTTCGCCAGCAAGACGTCAGGCACAAgacggccgccctcgcccccagCTATGCCAAGGAGCCGCAATACCCGCACGTGTACAAATCCTATCACGCGGGCAATACGCTGAGCTCGACTGGGCAAAAGTACAGCCTTCCTGTTGGCACTGAACGCCATCAATTTGACAAGTACGAAGAGTACTCCGTCCCCGCAGGTCGCAAAGGCACGCCCGGCCCTggcgagaagctcgtcagCATTTCGGCCCTCGATGGGCTTTGCAGAAACACCTTCAAGGGCTACAAAAACTTGAACCGTATGCAGAGCCTTGTGTATCCCGTCGCGTACAAGACCAACGAGAACATGCTCATCTGCGCTCCTACCGGTGCAGGCAAAACtgacgccgccatgctcaCGATTCTTCACACCATCGGGCATCACGTCTACCCAAACCCGATGGAGGAcaccgcggcgacggagtTTGCCGTTGACATCGACGACTTCAAAATTGTCTATGTCGCTCCGATGAAGGCGCTGGCTGCCGAGGTGACCGAGAAGCTCGGCAAGCGTCTCGCGTGGCTCGGCATCAAGTGCCGCGAGTACACCGGAGACATGCAATTGACCAAGGCCGAGATTGTGCAGACACAAATTATTGTCACCACGCCCGAGAAGTGGGATGTTGTTACAAGAAAGGGCACTGGTGACACGGAGTTGGTTCAAAAGGTCAGGCTCCTGATCATCGATGAAGTCCACATGCTCCACGACGAGCGAGGTGCCGTTCTGGAGTCGCTCGTCGCTCGAACCGAGCGTCAGGTGGAGAGCACTCAGTCTTTAATCCGCGTCATTGGCCTCAGTGCCACCCTACCCAACtatgtcgacgtcgccgatTTCCTCAAGGTGAACCGATATGCCGGCATGTTCTACTTTGACGCCTCGTTCCGCCCTGTACCCCTGGAGCAGCACTTCATAGGAGTCAAGGGCAAAGCCGGATCCAAGCAGTCCAAGGAGAATCTCGACAACGTGGCCTTTGACAAGGTCAAGGAAATGCTCGAAAGGGATCATCAAGTCATGGTGTTCGTGCACTCGCGCAAAGACACCATGGTGAGCGCCAGGATGCTGCACCAAAAGGCCATTGAACACATGTGCATGGACTTGTTTGACCCTAGTGGCCATCCCAGATTCGAACAGGCGGCGAGGGATATGAAGTCGTCTCGGTCCAAGGATATTCGAGACCTCTTGTCCAAGGGCATCGGCATCCATCATGCGGGTATGGCACGAGCGGACCGCAATCTGATGGAGCGGCTCTTTGGCGAGGGCGTTCTCAAGGTTCTCTGCTGCACGGCCACGCTCGCCTGGGGTGTCAACTTGCCTGCTGCAGCCGTTGTTATCAAGGGGACCCAGGTCTACAGTGCCCAGGAAGGCAAGTTTGTCGACCTTGGGATTCTCGACGTGCTACAGATCTTCGGTCGCGCGGGTCGACCCCAGTTCGAAGACACTGGTATCGGAATGATTTGTACGACCCAGGACAAGCTGCACCATTACCTGACTGCCATCACGGAGCAGCTCCCCATCGAGTCCAAGTTCTCAACCAAGCTCGTGGATAACCTCAACGCCGAGATTGCGCTAGGGACCGTCACCTCTATTCAGGACGCGGTCCAGTGGATTGGCTACTCGTATCTGTTTGTCCGCATGCAAAGGAGTCCGACTGCGTACGGCATAGAGTGGGCTGAGATCAGGGACGACCCTACCCTCgttcagcggcggcgccagctcgccatcCAAGCTGCGCGGACGCTGCAGCAATGCCAGATGATCATATTCAACGAGCgcaccgaggagctgcgcagcAAGGATATCGGGCGCATTGCCAGCCAGTATTATATACTGCACACGTCTATCCAAGTGTTCAACACCATGATGCAGCCCCAAGCCACAGAAGCAGACATTCTCAGGATGATTAGCATGAGCGGCGAGTTCGACAACGTGCAGTCACGCGAcaccgaggccaaggagctgaCCAACCTTAAAAACGAAATCATCCCCTGCGCTGTCGAAGGAGGAATCGATACGCCGCAGGCAAAGACTAATATTCTTCTGCAATCGTACATTTCGCGGCAACAGCCAGAGGACTTTGCCCTCTCCAACGACATGAACTACGTCGCGCAGCAGTCTGGCCGCATCTGCCGCGCCCTCTTTATGCTGGCGCTCAATCGCCGCTGGGGTCATCAGTGTCTCGTCCTCCTCACTTTGTCCAAGTCTATTGAGAAGCGGATATGGCCTTTTCAACACCCTCTTCACCAATTCGACCTGGCCAAGCCTGTGCTCAACCAACTCGACGCGAAAGAGCACTTGACCGTGGAGGCCATGAAAGACATGGAGGCCGCTGAGATTGGCGGCCTGGTTCACAACCACAGCGCTGGAAAGAACATTGCCAAGATCTTGAATCACTTCCCCACAGTCCATGTGGAGGCTGAGATCGCCCCATTGAACCGCGACGTTCTTCGGATCAAGCTATATGTCATACCAGACTTCACCTGGAGAGACCATATACACGGAACATCCGAGTCATTCTACATATGGGTGGAGAACTCGGACACGTCCGAGATTTACCACCACGAGTTCTTCATCCTAAACCATAGGAAGCTTCACGATGATCACGAGCTCAACTTTACCATTCCTCTCTCGGACCCTCTGCCCACGCAGATTTACGTGCGTGCCGTCTCGGACAGAtggctcggcgccgagacTGTAACGCCCGTGTCCTTCCAACACCTCATCAGGCCCGACACGGAGAGCGTCTATACAGAATTGCTCAATCTACAGCCGCTCCCCATCACGGCTCTCAAGAACCCAGGATTGGAAGAGATTTACGCCCAACGCTTCCAATTCTTCAACCCCATGCAGACTCAGATTTTCCATACCCTCTACCATACAGCCGCCAACGTCCTCCTCGGGTCGCCCACTGGCAGTGGAAAGACGGTGGCTGCCGAGCTGGCCATGTGGTGGGCATTCAGGGAACGCCCCAAGTCGAAAGTTGTGTACATTGCCCCGATGAAGGCGCTCGTTCGCGAGCGAGTCAAGGATTGGGGAGCCCGCCTCGCACGGCCCTTGGGCTTGAAACTGGTGGAGCTCACGGGTGACAACACACCAGACACGAGGACGATCAAGGACGcagacatcatcatcaccacgcCCGAGAAATGGGACGGCATCTCGCGTTCGTGGCAGACGCGAGGCTATGTCCGACAGGTCAGCCTAGTCATCATCGATGAGATACATCTCCTTGCTGGAGACCGCGGTCCGATTTTGGAAATCATCGTCTCGCGAATGAACTACATTGCCTCGTCAACGAAGAACGCCGTGCGGCTCCTTGGCATGTCGACGGCTTGTGCAAACGCTACCGACTTGGGCAATTGGCTCGGCGTCAAGGAGGGATTGTTCAACTTCAAGCACTCGGTGCGCCCGGTTCCCTTGGAGCTGTACATTGACGGGTTTCCAGAAGTCAGGGGCTTCTGTCCGCTGATGCAGTCCATGAACCGGCCGACCTTTTTGGCCATCAAGAACCACAGCCCAGATAAGCCGGTCATTGTATTTGTGGCCTCGCGAAGGCAGACTCGACTGACTGCCAAAGATCTGATCAACTTTTGCGGCATGGAAGACAACCCTCGACGGTTCTTGcgcatggacgaggaggacttGCAGCTGAACTTGGCTAGGGTCAAGGACGATGCGCTCAAAGAAGCCATCAACTTTGGCATCGGGCTCCATCATGCCGGTCTAGTCGAGTCCGACaggcagctggccgaggagctcttCTTGCACAACAAGATCCAGATCTTGGTGGCCACCAGCACCCTGGCCTGGGGGGTCAatctgcccgcccacctggtcgtcgtcaagggcaCGCAGTTCTACGACGCCAAGATGGAGGGCTACAAGGACATGGATCTGACAGACGTGCTGCAGATGCTGGGCCGAGCCGGCCGTCCGCAGTTTGACAACTCGGGCGTTGCTCGCATCTTCACACAGGACTCCAAGAAGGACTTTTACAAGCATTTCCTCCACACCGGCTTCCCCGTGGAATCGTCCCTGCACACCGTTCTCGACAACCATTTGGGGGCCGAGGTGTCGGCCGAAACGATCTTGACCAAGCAGGACGCGCTCGACTACCTGACGTGGACCTTCTTCTTCCGGAGGCTGCACAAAAACCCCTCCTATTATGGACTAGAGCTGTCCGCCGAGGAGCATAGCTCCATTGCCGCACAGCAGCTGGCCAACGAGTACATGGTGGAGATGGTGGAAAAGTCACTCGGTGAGCTGGCAGAGTCCAAGTGCGTCGAGGTGTTTcccaacggcgacgtcgactcgACGCCGCTCGGCAAGATCATGAGCTACTACTACCTCTCGCACCTGACCATTCGGCACCTGGTTCGGAACGCCAAGGCGCAGGCGTCGTTTCTCGACGTGCTGTCGTGGATGTGCCGCGCGACCGAGTATGACGAGCTTCCCGTGCGACACAACGAAGACCTCGTCAACGAGACGCTGTCGTCCAACCTCCCCTTCCCCGGTCATTCCTTTGGCTTGCCCATGTGGGATCCTCACGTCAAGtcgttcctcctcctccaggcACACATGTCCCGTATCGACTTGCCCATCACGGATTACGTCGGCGACCAGACGAGCGTGCTCGACCAGGCGATCCGCATCATCCAAGCGTCCATCGATGTCCTCACCGAGCTGGGCCACTTGTCCAGCTGTCTGCAGATGATGAAGTTGATGCAGTCCATCAAATGCGCCCGCTGGCCAAACGACGCGCCGGCTTCGATCCTGCCCGGCGTCGAACCGGagtcggccaaggacgacacGTCGCTGGCCAAGATGAGCACCCTTACGACGCCGCAGGTCCACCAGCTGGCGAAGAAGCTGAGCGTGCCTGCCGCACAGCAGTCGCGcttcgcccgcgccgtctccaTTTTGCCCAACGTGTCCGTCTCGCTCAGCGAAGCAACGGCGGAGTCGCTCACCGTGGAGCTGAAGCGGCTCAACCCGCTCGTTGACCGCGACGCGCGCATCTTTGCGCCCAAGTTCCCCAAGCCCCAGACGGAGGGCTggtttgtcgtcgtcgccgacgtggagcgcgacgaggtcATTGCCGTGAAGCGCGTGGGCTGGTCCGCGGGCTCGAGTTCCGGTGCCGGCAGGAAGCCCGGCCGGGGaggcagcgcgccgtcggccagggccacGATCCGCCTGCCCGAGCCAGTGGAGGGGCAGAGGCGCAAGATGGACGTCCTGGTAGTCAGCGACGCGTACATTGGGCTCGAGTACAGCATCCCGAGGGTCGACAAGATGCTACAGACCGGCTTGGAGAAGTAA